The DNA sequence ATAACAAAATTCCTGTCATCAAGAAAGATAGGATTCCTTTGCTAACAGGTCATCGCGGAATCATCTGGGTATGCGGTTTGGCTATCGCAAACGAATATCGCATCACTCACCGAACTCAAAACATACTGAAACTAACTTATATGGAGAATGATATATGACAGATAAGATGATACTCGGCCAAAATTTTGGAAAATATTCCGGACAGGAATTGCAAATACTCATCTCAGAGGAAGAAATCAAAAAACGCATCACCGAACTGGCGGCGCAGATTTCCTCTGATTATGAAGGCCGAATTCCGATTTTCATCGGAGTCCTGAACGGCAGTTTCATTTTCATGTCCGATCTGTTTCGGGAAATCAGCATCAACGGCGAGGTAGATTTTATCAAGATTTCCTCGTACATGGACGAGACGAGATCCAGCGGTACGGTTCTCCTGTTGAAAGACATCAGTTGCGACATCACAAACCGGGATGTGATCGTCATTGAGGACATCATCGACTCGGGACTAACTATTAAATTCATTAAACGGCGGTTGGAGGAAAGCAACACGCGCTCCGTCCGGTTCGCCGCGCTTCTCATAAAGGAGTTGACTAATATCGACTTTCCGATCGATTATCTCGGATTCAAGATTCCGAATAAATTTGTTGTCGGTTACGGACTGGATCTGGCACAAAAACTCAGAAACCTAAAATCCATTTATGCTTTTAAATAGAAAAAGGTATCACAATTATATATGAAAAAATCACAGAATAACACGAATAACGAAGACAACGGAAAAAACAAGCAACATACTTCCAATCCAGGCGGTAAGACACCCATCCAGCCGAAAATGGATAAGCCTGGTAACGATTTTAAATGGAAAAAAGCCTCCAAAACGTCATTTATGTGGCTTGTTATCATTGTCAGTTCAATACTTCTCCTTCAAATTTTAGGTAAAAGCGGCGATGAGGAAGTCGTCATCACCTATCCACAATACAAGGAATTCCTGACGACTAAGACGATTAAAGAAGCGACGATCATCGACAAGGAATTTCATGGAGTACTGATACAGAAAACAGCATTAACGGTCGGTAAGCGCACAATCAATGCGGATAGATTCATGGTCCCTCTCCCTTTCGTAAACGATACGATGCTAAAAGACTGGGACGCTGTTGGACTGAAATACACTTTTAAGGAAAAAACCGGCAATTGGGCAAGTTTTTTAGTAAATATCTTACCGTTTATTATCTTCATCAGTATATTTCTTTTTTTCATTCGCCGGATGCAAGGGCAAAACAACAAAGGTCTTTTCGGATTCGGAAAGAGCAAAGCGCGGCTTTGGACATCCGATCGGC is a window from the Candidatus Marinimicrobia bacterium CG08_land_8_20_14_0_20_45_22 genome containing:
- the hpt gene encoding hypoxanthine phosphoribosyltransferase, encoding MTDKMILGQNFGKYSGQELQILISEEEIKKRITELAAQISSDYEGRIPIFIGVLNGSFIFMSDLFREISINGEVDFIKISSYMDETRSSGTVLLLKDISCDITNRDVIVIEDIIDSGLTIKFIKRRLEESNTRSVRFAALLIKELTNIDFPIDYLGFKIPNKFVVGYGLDLAQKLRNLKSIYAFK